Proteins encoded within one genomic window of Pseudorasbora parva isolate DD20220531a chromosome 3, ASM2467924v1, whole genome shotgun sequence:
- the LOC137072137 gene encoding coiled-coil domain-containing protein 106-like → MPRKKGASLKRNCLQGSAPDAMDLLDKDDPAKQIDEEYHGKDDDNDLSIVEVASPEAGGHEESSSLEDKDKLIVMAQAIKALEEERDFLRQTVLKLSNRGATKKVKKLLDSSTECSTSGTDEESLSSCSSSESSGSNIPRKKKRGHKKKTKRATRSNTKHSSRATTPEDVLKRYNKVLHAFKKEGSISKACTKVGVDRNTLALTAVVAEIQLVNPEFFRSIAKFRVKEEKLCDFAKRCLESLTADLRSDIEKSKKERKLLPIKYKLR, encoded by the exons ATGCCACGAAAGAAAGGGGCTTCTCTGAAGAGGAACTGCCTCCAAGGCAGCGCACCTGATGCCATGGACCTCTTGGACAAAG ATGATCCGGCCAAGCAAATAGATGAAGAATACCATGGAAAAGACGATGATAATGACTTATCTATTGTTGAAGTGGCATCTCCAGAAGCAG GAGGACATGAGGAGTCTTCCTCCTTGGAGGACAAAGACAAGCTGATTGTCATGGCCCAGGCAATAAAGGCACTTGAAGAGGAACGAGATTTTCTCCGTCAAACTGTCCTAAAACTCTCAA ACAGAGGGGCAACCAAGAAAGTGAAGAAACTCTTGGACTCCAGCACTGAATGCAGCACCAGTGGCACTGATGAGGAGTCCCTGAGTTCTTGCTCCTCTTCAGAGTCATCTGGTAGCAACATTCCTCGGAAGAAGAAAAGAGGTCATAAAAAGAAGACCAAGAGAGCTACCAGGTCAAATACGAAGCACAGCTCACGTG CAACAACCCCAGAAGATGTACTGAAGCGGTACAATAAAGTTCTTCACGCCTTCAAGAAAGAAGGGAGTATCAGTAAGGCATGCACCAAAGTCGGGGTTGACCGAAATACACTGGCATTAACAGCTGTTGTGGCTGAAATACAGCTTGTTAATCCAGAGTTTTTCCGAAGCATCGCAAAATTCAGAGTAAAGGAGGAGAAACTCTGCGACTTTGCAAAGAGGTGCCTGGAGTCACTGACAGCAGACCTAAGGTCTGACATAGAAAAATCCAAAAAAGAGCGTAAACTGCTgccaataaaatataaattgagATAG